One Megalobrama amblycephala isolate DHTTF-2021 linkage group LG15, ASM1881202v1, whole genome shotgun sequence genomic window, ACTGTAATCTAGTGTTTCAAGGGCtgaaagaaatgaaaatgaGGCCCGTTACAGCATTCATACTTCAAACATCATCAACACTGCGAGTTTCAGCACTGAGTGTGTTTTTGCAGCATGTTGATTTATTGCAATGTTGACTTTAATGAAGCAACATGCAATATTCAAGTGAACGACACACCAATTCTTTGAACATGGTTGCATTTTAAATGCAGTGATGGACATTTTTGATTCTATGTAGATTAATTACCATTGGCATGTGAATGTGACGTCCCTACTCAGGTAAATTAGATGTAATGACTATAAAGTTTGTGTTAGTTCTCAAAGGGCCCATAGCTGATAACCGTTTTATAATATATGGCCGTTATTAAAGGAAACACTCAATGCAGTAACCCAGAAACACTTTATTTTCTGTATAGATCTGCATTTGCACTGTTCCTGAAACTTCACACATTGATTTAATTTCCTTCCTGTCTGAATTCTTTTCATaccatttgtctgtctgtccctCCAGCAGTCCGTCGCTCTTCTCCGTTCTTGTCACTTTCTCAGAGAACCGCAGTGCCTCGTCTCATCTTCGTAGTGAAGAACTCATTCTACAGCAACTTTTTTCCTCCCTATATGAACCAGAAAGAGAAGCTAAAATATGTCCGTGTCATACCGTGTCAAACTCTGTGTGCAGTTATCTACGTTAAAAGTTGGGCTGCTCACAAACAAggtgtttttgcattccattcaTTGCTGCTTTTCCAGTGTTTTTGTATGTAAACATGCGCTAGACGGACATCTTTGACTTGAgtgtttaatgcatttaaaaatgtagcaCTCAAGTTAAAACTTCAAGGTCTTGAGACCTTGGTGTCCATTCCACTGCCCTGCGTCTCACGTTTTTAACCGCaaaaaatgcattctgtgtAATCAAGCCCTAACGGTGTGGTCATATTAATGAAATTTTGCAGGGAAAAGAAGATCCGTTGTCTATCGTCAGTAGCAtcgctcacacagaagtcactttcaaaccaagcagatTTCTATTGGTGAAAGTGGCGAATTCACTTAAAAATGAGTGAAATCTGTGAGAGGAACTTTTCTGCCTTCATGTGAAACTCCTCATCACTCAAATGCCTATTGAAATTATTGGATTTCGCCTATGAAATTTCATTGAGCAATGGGTAAATGTAAACctagcttgtttccaccactgaataaaaaataaaaatagtaattgtgactttttatcttgcaatactgactttttttttcctcggaATTGGGTCAGTCTTTTTTCCTCAGAGTTGggctttataacttgcaattagaagtttatatctcagttgTGAGAAAAGAAGTtaaaattgtgagatacaaactcgcaatttcaagaattttgaggaaaaagtcaATAGCgagatatttgaaaaaaatctaaattgtgagagtcaattgcgagatataaactcacaattacttgaaaaatgtcaaaattgtgaaagtcaattgcgagatataaactaaattgtaatataaactcgcagttacttgaaaaagtcaaaattgtgaaaaaagtcaattgcgagatataaactaaattgtaatataaactcgcagttacttgaaaaagtcaaaattgtgaaaaaagtcaattgcgagatataaactaaattgtaatataaactcgcagttacttgaaaaagtcaaaattgtgaggaaaaagtcaattgcgagatataaacaattacttgaagaaagtcaaaattgtgaggaaaaaagttgaTTGCGAGATATAAGCTCACAATTAcctgaaaaaagtcaaaattttgagaagttaattgcaaaatataaactcgcaattacttGAAAAGTCAAAATCGTGAAAAAagtcaattgcgagatataaactaaattgtaatataaactcgcagttacttgaaaaagtcagaattgtgaggaaaaagtcaattgcgagatataaacaattacttgaaaaaagtccaaattgtgagaaaaaaagtagattgcgagatataaactcacaattacctgaaaaaagtcaaaaattttGAGAAgttaattgcaaaatataaactcgcaattacttgaaaaaagtcaaaatcgtgaaaaaagtcaattgcgaaatataaactaaattgtgagatataaactcgcaattacctGAAAAAAGGcgaaattgtgagaaaaaaagtcaattgcgagatataaacttgcaattactcgaaaaaagtcaaaattgtgaaaaaagtcaattgcgagatataaactaaattgtaatataaactcgcagttacttgaaaaagtcagaattgtgagaaaaaagtcaattgcgagatataaacaattacttgaaaaaagtcaaaattgtgaggaaaaagtccaaattgtgagaaaaaaagtcatttgcgagatataaactaaattgtgagatataaacttgcaattacttgaaaaaagtcaaaatcttgaaaaaaaaaaagtgaattgccagatataaactcgcaattatcTGAAAAGTCAGAATCGCCAGTTtacatctcgtaattctgagaaaaaacttgagactttataactcgcatatatcttttaaatatttttatttcatggcaaaAACAAGCTTCTATAGAACACACCTTAAAATTTGTAAGATTAATTTTGTGCTAATGTAAAAAGCCATGTAAGGTTAAAATAAAGCTACGAATTTCCATAAACACAACGCCTACAACATCTTCAGTGATTTTCTTGTGATGACATGGTTTTGTTTTGCACGTCAACAGCTTCACCATTCTGAAGATCAAGCAAAGACGAGATTATATTGTTTCTTTTCACTTCAAAAAATAACTTAAGGTGTGAGAAAAGTCAGTATAATGATTCATCTAAAGAACTTGGAAATACCGTATTGGATTGAGACTTAAGCAATATTTTGagatgattcatttaaaaatcaatgcAATTAAACTGCTGGAGGTCATTGAGTCTCTTGGTTGCTAATCGTTCCACCACTTCTCATCTGCATAAAGTTGAACGCTACTTAACTTTGTTACTTCCTTAACAGtcaccaaaaaaaacatttgtcattGATGATTAATGACTTTCATCGTACTGTCGCTTAAATCGCGTCAACCTGAACGACCCGTGTCACATTCAAGCGATGCCAGCTGTGTCCGTGAGCCTGCGCGACTCCTGCTCCCACTGTCCTGCAAATGGATGCACTTAAACTGTAAAGTTATGTTTGTAACTGGAAACGTTGAAGCTTTGTAACCCTGTAAATAGCCGTCGCTTGACCGCGACACTCTGACGGCCCACCGCGGCATTGTCTTGACTTTTGATAAATGCTTTTTAACGGCTCAGATGTTGTACATGCATCTAGGTATTATGCACTACCTAGATTATTGTTGATTGACATTTAGTCTTTTTATACTAAAGCAAAGgtatctttattaatatatatatagcagaTGTTGTGAAATGAACGAGTTTTATGTAGTGCAATGTAAATATGGGGGGAGATTTGTCATCGAACGACACTTGCATGGGAAttcatgttgtgatttccacaTTCCTTTTTCATTCCCGCAGCGTGAGGACCTGTACACTTCGACCCCACATGGAATGATAAACGGAGTGATTATCCCGAacattttgttgtgtttgttgGAATTTTACTAATGATAAATCACCAATTttgtttgtcataattatgatttagtatgtcatgGGCTCATTTGAATTGGCCCAGCAAGCAGCCAATAAGTAGTGACATAACAATGTGATAGCTATGCCCTAGCAACCAGTTAcatcaccctagcaaccacttacaTTGAAAAAAGGTGAGGGGGATACCTTTGGATCAGAACCTCATAGAGACAAGTGGGTGACCTCTTTTGACTCAGACTGACAAGTAGTCTTTATATATCACCATGGAAACTGTCTGGCCATGCCCTAGAAACCATTTAGTGCACCCTAGCAACTGTATAGCAGCATGAAGTAGCCATATCTCAGCACCAGAACATCATAGAGACATGACAGTTGGCTATTTTGATTTGGTCTCATATCTAGTCTATTATTATCACCCTAGTAACTGTCTagccacaccctagcaaccatttagagcaccctagcaaccgtatgGCAGCATGAAGTAGCCATATCTCAGCACCAGAACATCATAGAGACATGACAGTTGGCTATTTTGATTTGGTCTCATATCTAGTCAATTATTATCACCCTAGTAACTGTCTAGCaccaccctagcaaccgtatgGCAGCATGAAGTAGCCATATCTCAGCACCAGAACATAATAGAGACATGATGGTTGGGTTTTTTGATTTGGTTAAACATCTAGTCTATTAGTATCACCCTGGTAACTGTCTAGCCACACCCTAGCAATcatttagagcagtggttcccaaacctgtcctggaggacccccagcactacacattttgcatgtttgcCCTTATCTGACACACCTACTTCAGGTCTtacagtctctactaatgagctgatgagttgaatcagatGTGATAGATGagagagacatccaaaatgtgcagtgctggggtcctccaggacaggtttgggaaccactgatttagAGGAACCTCACAACCATATTTCAGCACCAGAACACTGTAGATATATAAGAGGGTTGACTCATTATTACATACTACATcctaattatgacatactaagtcaaaattatgacatgcgAAGTTTAAATTATGACACTCAGTCAATTATGACATACTGAGTCAAATTTTTAACACACTAAgtcaaattatgacataaaatgacataattatgacagaaatTATGACTAAGTTATAATTATTACGCACTTAATCAAATTcacataaaaagtcataattatgacacaaGTCGAAATTTTGACATACTAAGaaataattattacataaaagGTAGAAATTATGACATTCAGTCATATTTATGACACACCAAGTCAAATTATGACCAAAAAGTCATAAATATCACATAATAATTCAAAATTGACAGTCATAATTCTGACATAAAATTACATAATCATGACATTCAAAATTGATAGTTTATTACAATTGATAATTATTAAGGTTCAAGGTTCaaggttgttttatttatatagcacatttaaaaacagcaagCATGGCTGACCAAAGTTCTGAACAATAAggtgaagggaaaaaaaatggtgtccaaattttgacaaaaattcataattgtgaatttaaaaaaaacattgatagTCATATTTtcgactttttatttcataattttgaattATGTCAATTAGGACTTGTGGTGTCAAtttttttgtgtcataattgtgacttttaatCTGATAATTAAGATGTACcaaagcatgtttttttcttttataacagaaatgggcttccatagatATGACCTAAGTGATGATTTATGCCATAAAGCAGGATATTGTAAAGGTCTGATCTCATGAAGATGATTTTTGATCAGCTCTCGGGGTGTTTGAGGTCCTCACATGATGTACTGTACTGTGATCCCTGAGGTCTCAGGTAAAGAATAGAGGTACTGATGATTATGATCATCAACAACTGCCTGTGACACAAATCCAGCCAGATCTCTCTCGTGGCTGCAAGATGCACTCCCTGCTGTCACACTGTCAGGACATTTTCGAAAATTAGTAattaatacagtaaaacatgttttgtgtgCATCGTTTCGTTTTAAATTCTTGTTTTGTGTGCGCCCAATTATTTTCATACCAGTTCATATGATTTGACAtttaaatgtgatgtttaaATCCCAACAGAATGGACTGAATTCATCCTCCACCTCATTCACTTGTTAGTACGCTTGTGTTCGGACATTTCTGGTTCATTCATCACACTGGAAATGAAAGTTCAAgcgcattgcattgcattgcattgcatatgTGTGCTGTtgtatatttcaaatgtatGCATACTATTTCTGCAGTATACAGTTAGTATGCTATTCAGATTTCTTTCAGGTGCCTTAGATCCAGATTGTAAGAAACTGCATGACATGGGAAAATCTGTAACGGTTTTATTAAGTATCAAATCAAGTGTTATTTCAGGCAAGTTCACAATATTCCCAAGAAGAATTTTGATATTTGCTGATGgagcacacacatacaaaaagtattaagttgttttcttttttcattttgttctctttttttttttcccccagattaaaatgaaatgtttgtcAGCAACTTTGCTTTTCTATAGAGTGCTTGGTGTTTTTATGTTGAAGGGATTTTAACAATGTCATATCAGGGAATTTTGTCTCGGTCTTCCCCGTTAGTCGCTGTAGCTCAGGTCACGGTAAAGTACTGTTCTGCCTCTGACAGCGTCATTTCTAATAAATGCTTGATTTTAAGGAGCTGGTTGATATACACAGATCTTTATTAGCTGATTATTAATATACTGCTGCTGCGAAAAAGCCTCAGTGGTGATGTTTTTGTTGTACTTTGGCTTAATATAGACAAATGTTTGATAAATGTATATCTAGTCCTgtctcaaaataaaatacatcttTGCAAAACTCAAATGTGACACATTTTATCTTTAATATGCAAAGTCTAAGTAGTTTGTAAAAAGAGTTCACATATTTCATAAATGAAAACAAGTTGTATAGCGCCTTCTAGTGGTGTACATTGTAGagtcccaggtgaaaaaatactatagtaatttatagtaaatactatagtgtttttgaaccatactatagtaaagtacttgaattaatttattgtggtaattctatagttgctgtgataatataacaactatagtaatatagaCAAAttgtactaagttttctacaactatagggtatattatacaacagtatacactacagtttactgtagtaaaaactaaagtatactacagtatttattacagtttatcagctcactatagttaatactacagtatgctgtTGCATTCATTAacagtgttgtaaatactataatatatacagtattctACAATTTACtgtagtatggttcaaaaacactatagtattttttcaggAACAAGTACAAATTCTTTCTTCATCGATCCTACTATTTAGGAtctattttgattaatttaaaatctaaaatatttgtttactaaaatgttttatgaTTTTAACTAGTTTATTAAGTTTTTGTGTAATCTTTATTAAAGTACTCAGCACAGAAAAGAGTAGTTCAACAATACGTCAGTGTGGACCAATCACAGTCGTttgttattacattataaaaaaaaataatttaaaagaaactgcaatctcgattttttttttttcttttaatgtcaACCCGTAGAACTAGCATATGTAAACGATTGCACTTCTTTAGTTTATAACCTTCACCATAAAGATGAAAAAGCCatgagaattaaagggatagttcacccaaaaatgaaaattccatttactcaccctcaagttgttccaaatctgtataaaaaaggaagatattttgaagaaagccactttggggcaccattgacttccatagtaggaaaaaaactactatagaagtcaatggtgccccaaaactgttcagttcaacacattcttcaaaatatcttcctttgtgttcaacaaaacaaagaaatttatacagatttggaacaatttgagggtgagtaaatgatagaattttcatttttgggtgaactatccctttaagtgcgGTTTAATGGAGGATTCTGATTTTTGGGCCACCGCACGCCCTCTAGTGGGTAACAGtaattaaatggatagttcacccaaaagtgaaaacgctgtcatcatttactcaccctcaagttgttccaaatctgtataaaaaaggaagatattttgaaaaaagtttgtaaccaggccactttggggcaccattgactttcatagtaggaaaacaactactatagaagtcaatggtgccccaaaactgttcagttcagcacattcttcaaaatgtcttcctttgtgctcaacaaaacaaagaaatttatacagatttggaacaatttgagggttagtaaatgatgatagaattttcatttttgggtgaactatccctttaagtgcgGGAGGATTCGGATTTTTGGGCCACCGCACGCCCTCTAGTGGGATAACAGTAATTAAAGGGATCACAAAAGTGAAAacgctgtcatcatttactcaccttcaagttgttccaaatctgtatgaatttatttcttttcttttaaaaaaaaaatatcagcaaccaaacagttgctgatttccatagtatttttttttcatacaatgaaagtcaatggggaccaacaACTGCCaaccaacatttttcaaaatatcttcttttgtgttcagcagaacaaagaaactcatacaggtttataACAACTTGAGGATAAataaaagatgacagaattttcattttttgggtgaactgccCCTTTAAACGCCACTCTACTCACTTTTTTTTCCTACACTCCCAAATCTGTCCAATAGGAGGCGAGAGTGTCCATGACGTACAAACATGGCTGCGTCCATTGCGCGGTCATGCCGAAGCGTGTGCAGAGTTAAATCACATGTcatattaacaaaaacatcttcattCCACTGTTCTCCATCTAAACGAAGCGGGATCCTCTTATCCCTGCATAACCGAGGCCTCCTGAAGGAGTCGTTCCCTGAGCGCGCAGCTCAAGCTGAGCTCCCGGATCTGCTCCGGTCCGGTCCGCAGACCGTCTACTGCGGCTTCGACCCGACCGCGGACAGCCTTCACGCCGGAAACCTGCTCGCCATCATCGGCCTGCTGCACTTCAGAGCCGCGGGTCATGGCGTCATCGCGCTGCTCGGCGGAGCCACGGCGCAGATCGGGGATCCGAGCGGGAGGTCGGCCGAGAGAGAGCGCCTCTCCCCGGCTACGGTGGAGCAGAACGCCCGCGGGATTCTGGAGAGCCTCCACCGGATCTTCACCCACCACGAGCTGCACTTCTGCCCGGACCCGAGCAGGCTGGGCCGGCTGACGGTGCTCAATAACCGCAGCTGGTACAAGGACTGGCATGTGCTGGAGTTCTTCTCGGAGGTCGGAAGATGTTTTCGGATGGGCACGATGCTCAGCAGACACAGCGTCCAGTCTCGGCTGAAGAGCGCGGAGGGCATGAGCTTCACCGAGTTCTCCTACCAGCTCTTCCAGGCCTTTGACTTCTACCGTCTGCATCAGCTGCACGGCTGCAGGATCCAGCTGGGCGGAACCGATCAGCTGGGAAACATCATGAGCGGACACGAGCTCATCCACAGGTGTGACATCACAAATACCAGTGTAAACAGACACAacctcagtactatggtatatatatatatatatatatatatatatatatatatatatatacagttgtgctcaaaagtttacatactccttgcagaatctgcaaaatgttaattattttaacaaaataagagggatcatgcaaaatgcatgttattttttgtttagtactatCCTGAATAAACTGTTttgcataaaagatgtttacatatagtcaaaaaatagctgaatttataaaaatgacccgttcaaaaatgtacatacccttgattcttaaagggttagttcgcccaaaaatgaaaattctgtcattaattactcacgctcatgtcgttccacacccgtaagaccttcattcatcttcagaacaaaaattaagatatttttgatgaaatccgagtgaggcctccatagccagcaatgacatttcctctctcaagatccattaatgtactaaaaacatatttaaatcagttcatgtgagtacagtggttcaatattaatattataaagcaacgagaatatttttggtgcgccaaaataacgacttatatagtgatggccgatttcaaaacactgcttcaggaagcttcggagcgttatgaatcttttgtgtcgaatcatgattcagatcgcgtgtcaaattgatgaaatcacgtgactttggcgctccgaacagctgattcgatacactgattcataacgctccgaatcttcatgaagcagtgttttgaaatcggccatcactatataagtcgttattttgttttttttggtgcaccaaaaatattctcgttgctttataatattaatattgaaccactgtactcgcattaactgatttaaatatgtttttagtacattaatggatcttgaaagaggaaatgtcattgctggctatggaggccttaaggagccatcggatttcatcaaaaatatcttaatttgtgttccaaagatgaatgaaggtcttacgggtgtggaacgacatgagcgtgagtaattaatgacagaattttcatttttgggtgaactaacccattaagaatcaagggtatgtacatttttgaacgggtcatttttataaattcagctattttttgactatatgtaaacatctctTATGCAAAATAGTTTATTCatgacagtactaaataaaaaataacatgcaatttttatgatccttcttattttgttaaaatgattaacatttGGTATGTAAATTTTTGAGCACAACTGTATATCAGTTGAgtaagttactctaaaaaagtaattaatagctactaattttatctttaacagtgtaattagattactgtactGATCATCACGGTATTGGATTACTTTTTACTCGTTACTTTCTAAATTCCATATCAACATCAAGTTGAACACAAGGATGgtaaattattattagggctgggtattgacacaattttcacgattcgattcaattactattcacatgctttcgattcgattacgaattcgattcgatatcgattattttggatgtagtatttcagatacagtacatggcaaattttcatGCTggcaactaatgctgtaaactacacatgagagtcagctggtactactata contains:
- the yars2 gene encoding tyrosine--tRNA ligase, mitochondrial, with the protein product MAASIARSCRSVCRVKSHVILTKTSSFHCSPSKRSGILLSLHNRGLLKESFPERAAQAELPDLLRSGPQTVYCGFDPTADSLHAGNLLAIIGLLHFRAAGHGVIALLGGATAQIGDPSGRSAERERLSPATVEQNARGILESLHRIFTHHELHFCPDPSRLGRLTVLNNRSWYKDWHVLEFFSEVGRCFRMGTMLSRHSVQSRLKSAEGMSFTEFSYQLFQAFDFYRLHQLHGCRIQLGGTDQLGNIMSGHELIHRKTGEEVFGLTVPLVTTSMGDKLGKTAGNAVWLNPDKTSPFEFYQYFLRLPDTSVEGYLKLFTFLPLAEVEKVMEQQRRDPGKRIAHKRLAAEVTKLVHGKEGLESAKRCTNALYHSNIQALEQMSDTELQELFREAPFHELFLDPGTTVLDACRRAQAIPEGPRGYQMIQDGGVWINHQRAANPEQVLVLGQHILSNGLSLIRVGKRNFYILKWLSM